A window of the Ostrea edulis chromosome 1, xbOstEdul1.1, whole genome shotgun sequence genome harbors these coding sequences:
- the LOC125646645 gene encoding uncharacterized protein LOC125646645 isoform X2 has product MADGLRGRSLSKPVLDKEDDGDLDSVMDSVKTPRLPEIPNVLHTDLSRSVSHLGGVRKFVIDNPKDQELKKRERLWQYHKKNRGAMVRLKGLNRVLSKSTEEKLDRIDTEGKSESDNEVEKSPREAKKIPKIRARLKMESRNSSGGSNSENSKKESKESNKDTSVKYTYSSALTIGNSIYSQLRGKEQETLEYFQKVPVDSGKTKRSIVNSIDKLPDLSSALTKLGYMKLTKNVVHYGGGFFGRHQDKRYTELRRSMSSIESCSRPEVVSYDNALYGSVHHLDSMVEASRIKFETPRSINKQDSKINKENHVRGSEDSRKLEDKKPKPKASDPVRKVPFEQQVSSRATNVSEKSNKNDVSLKSEKYDACVKSDKISEITQENQKCKGMDDKLQKVIRPGSDVSLDIPKDKYGPSSQVRDVRSSRSPWLYGVNPYRWTNKSAITDEDQSWVEYAMQNTDVIDQTAYDGFARTKSHKP; this is encoded by the exons ATGGCTG atgGATTAAGAGGACGTAGTTTATCCAAACCAGTCCTGGACAAAGAGGATGATGGGGACTTAGATTCAGTTATGGATTCCGTGAAGACGCCACGGTTACCGGAGATTCCGAACGTCCTCCACACAGATCTCTCGCGCTCCGTGTCACATCTGGGAGGAGTTAGAAAGTTCGTCATTGATAACCCCAAGGACCAGGAGCTGAAGAAACGAGAACGGTTATGGCAGTATCACAAGAAAAACAGGGGAGCCATGGTGCGACTGAAGGGACTCAACCGAGTGTTGAGCAAGAGCACGGAGGAAAAGCTCGACAGAATCGATACAGAGGGAAAATCGGAATCGGACAATGAAGTGGAGAAAAGTCCACGTGAGGCGAAAAAAATTCCCAAAATTCGAGCCAGATTGAAAATGGAGTCAAGGAATTCAAGTGGTGGTTCAAACAGCGAAAACTCAAAGAAAGAATCAAAGGAGTCAAATAAAGACACCAGCGTAAAATATACGTACTCGTCTGCTTTGACCATTGGCAACAGTATATACTCGCAACTTCGCGGCAAAGAACAAGAAACTTtggaatattttcaaaaggTTCCTGTGGATAGTGGTAAGACCAAGAGGTCTATAGTAAATTCTATTGACAAACTTCCGGATCTTAGTTCTGCTTTGACTAAATTGGGGTAtatgaaattaacaaaaaatgtaGTGCATTATGGTGGCGGGTTCTTTGGTCGCCATCAGGATAAACGATACACGGAACTAAGGAGATCCATGTCGTCTATTGAGAGCTGTAGCAGACCGGAAGTGGTTAGTTATGACAATGCTCTTTATGGTTCTGTGCATCATTTGGACTCAATGGTAGAGGCCTCTAGAATTAAGTTTGAAACGCCAAGGTCAATAAATAAACAGGACAGCAAAATTAACAAAGAGAATCATGTACGGGGGTCTGAGGACAGTCGGAAACTGGAAGATAAAAAGCCGAAGCCAAAAGCAAGTGACCCTGTGAGAAAGGTTCCCTTTGAGCAACAAGTTTCCTCCAGAGCTACAAATGTGAGTGAGAAATCGAATAAAAATGATGTGAGTTTGAAATCAGAAAAATATGATGCGTGTGTCAAATCGGACAAAATTAGTGAAATAACCCAGGAAAACCAAAAGTGTAAGGGTATGGATGACAAGTTACAGAAAGTTATTCGCCCCGGATCTGACGTAAGTCTAGACATTCCAAAGGATAAGTATGGACCCTCTTCCCAAGTCCGCGATGTGAGGTCAAGCAGATCTCCATGGCTGTATGGAGTGAATCCGTACCGCTGGACAAACAAGAGTGCAATAACAGACGAGGACCAATCGTGGGTGGAATACGCCATGCAGAACACGGACGTCATCGACCAGACGGCGTATGACGGTTTCGCCAGAACCAAATCACATAAACCTTGA
- the LOC125678380 gene encoding uncharacterized protein LOC125678380, which translates to MAHPLDGRLQSDVQVSLDKLEVVGSFCYLGDMLSTAGGCDLATTMHVKTAWKKFKELLPVLTSCHLLHKTRGPVYNTYVWSATFHASETWALTKPNLHHLLRNDRAMVRQICNIKPKDMATVGSIELLGQLGIDDLDLILRKRRLH; encoded by the coding sequence ATGGCTCACCCTCTTGACGGCAGGCTGCAGAGTGATGTCCAAGTTAGTTTGGACAAGTTGGAGGTTGTAGGTTCCTTCTGCTACCTCGGAGACATGCTTTCCACAGCTGGTGGCTGTGACCTTGCAACCACTATGCATGTGAAGACTGCTTGGAAGAAGTTCAAGGAGCTGCTACCTGTCCTGACATCATGCCACCTGTTGCACAAGACCCGTGGTCCAGTGTATAACACTTATGTATGGAGCGCTACGTTCCATGCCAGTGAGACCTGGGCACTGACCAAGCCAAATCTTCATCACCTACTACGCAATGACAGGGCCATGGTAAGACAGATCTGCAACATCAAGCCTAAAGATATGGCCACTGTAGGTTCAATTGAATTGCTGGGGCAGCTTGGTATCGATGACCTCGACCTCATCTTAAGGAAAAGGAGACTCCACTAG
- the LOC125646645 gene encoding uncharacterized protein LOC125646645 isoform X1, with protein MDFIFTDGLRGRSLSKPVLDKEDDGDLDSVMDSVKTPRLPEIPNVLHTDLSRSVSHLGGVRKFVIDNPKDQELKKRERLWQYHKKNRGAMVRLKGLNRVLSKSTEEKLDRIDTEGKSESDNEVEKSPREAKKIPKIRARLKMESRNSSGGSNSENSKKESKESNKDTSVKYTYSSALTIGNSIYSQLRGKEQETLEYFQKVPVDSGKTKRSIVNSIDKLPDLSSALTKLGYMKLTKNVVHYGGGFFGRHQDKRYTELRRSMSSIESCSRPEVVSYDNALYGSVHHLDSMVEASRIKFETPRSINKQDSKINKENHVRGSEDSRKLEDKKPKPKASDPVRKVPFEQQVSSRATNVSEKSNKNDVSLKSEKYDACVKSDKISEITQENQKCKGMDDKLQKVIRPGSDVSLDIPKDKYGPSSQVRDVRSSRSPWLYGVNPYRWTNKSAITDEDQSWVEYAMQNTDVIDQTAYDGFARTKSHKP; from the coding sequence atggattttatttttacagatgGATTAAGAGGACGTAGTTTATCCAAACCAGTCCTGGACAAAGAGGATGATGGGGACTTAGATTCAGTTATGGATTCCGTGAAGACGCCACGGTTACCGGAGATTCCGAACGTCCTCCACACAGATCTCTCGCGCTCCGTGTCACATCTGGGAGGAGTTAGAAAGTTCGTCATTGATAACCCCAAGGACCAGGAGCTGAAGAAACGAGAACGGTTATGGCAGTATCACAAGAAAAACAGGGGAGCCATGGTGCGACTGAAGGGACTCAACCGAGTGTTGAGCAAGAGCACGGAGGAAAAGCTCGACAGAATCGATACAGAGGGAAAATCGGAATCGGACAATGAAGTGGAGAAAAGTCCACGTGAGGCGAAAAAAATTCCCAAAATTCGAGCCAGATTGAAAATGGAGTCAAGGAATTCAAGTGGTGGTTCAAACAGCGAAAACTCAAAGAAAGAATCAAAGGAGTCAAATAAAGACACCAGCGTAAAATATACGTACTCGTCTGCTTTGACCATTGGCAACAGTATATACTCGCAACTTCGCGGCAAAGAACAAGAAACTTtggaatattttcaaaaggTTCCTGTGGATAGTGGTAAGACCAAGAGGTCTATAGTAAATTCTATTGACAAACTTCCGGATCTTAGTTCTGCTTTGACTAAATTGGGGTAtatgaaattaacaaaaaatgtaGTGCATTATGGTGGCGGGTTCTTTGGTCGCCATCAGGATAAACGATACACGGAACTAAGGAGATCCATGTCGTCTATTGAGAGCTGTAGCAGACCGGAAGTGGTTAGTTATGACAATGCTCTTTATGGTTCTGTGCATCATTTGGACTCAATGGTAGAGGCCTCTAGAATTAAGTTTGAAACGCCAAGGTCAATAAATAAACAGGACAGCAAAATTAACAAAGAGAATCATGTACGGGGGTCTGAGGACAGTCGGAAACTGGAAGATAAAAAGCCGAAGCCAAAAGCAAGTGACCCTGTGAGAAAGGTTCCCTTTGAGCAACAAGTTTCCTCCAGAGCTACAAATGTGAGTGAGAAATCGAATAAAAATGATGTGAGTTTGAAATCAGAAAAATATGATGCGTGTGTCAAATCGGACAAAATTAGTGAAATAACCCAGGAAAACCAAAAGTGTAAGGGTATGGATGACAAGTTACAGAAAGTTATTCGCCCCGGATCTGACGTAAGTCTAGACATTCCAAAGGATAAGTATGGACCCTCTTCCCAAGTCCGCGATGTGAGGTCAAGCAGATCTCCATGGCTGTATGGAGTGAATCCGTACCGCTGGACAAACAAGAGTGCAATAACAGACGAGGACCAATCGTGGGTGGAATACGCCATGCAGAACACGGACGTCATCGACCAGACGGCGTATGACGGTTTCGCCAGAACCAAATCACATAAACCTTGA
- the LOC125646645 gene encoding uncharacterized protein LOC125646645 isoform X3 produces MDSVKTPRLPEIPNVLHTDLSRSVSHLGGVRKFVIDNPKDQELKKRERLWQYHKKNRGAMVRLKGLNRVLSKSTEEKLDRIDTEGKSESDNEVEKSPREAKKIPKIRARLKMESRNSSGGSNSENSKKESKESNKDTSVKYTYSSALTIGNSIYSQLRGKEQETLEYFQKVPVDSGKTKRSIVNSIDKLPDLSSALTKLGYMKLTKNVVHYGGGFFGRHQDKRYTELRRSMSSIESCSRPEVVSYDNALYGSVHHLDSMVEASRIKFETPRSINKQDSKINKENHVRGSEDSRKLEDKKPKPKASDPVRKVPFEQQVSSRATNVSEKSNKNDVSLKSEKYDACVKSDKISEITQENQKCKGMDDKLQKVIRPGSDVSLDIPKDKYGPSSQVRDVRSSRSPWLYGVNPYRWTNKSAITDEDQSWVEYAMQNTDVIDQTAYDGFARTKSHKP; encoded by the coding sequence ATGGATTCCGTGAAGACGCCACGGTTACCGGAGATTCCGAACGTCCTCCACACAGATCTCTCGCGCTCCGTGTCACATCTGGGAGGAGTTAGAAAGTTCGTCATTGATAACCCCAAGGACCAGGAGCTGAAGAAACGAGAACGGTTATGGCAGTATCACAAGAAAAACAGGGGAGCCATGGTGCGACTGAAGGGACTCAACCGAGTGTTGAGCAAGAGCACGGAGGAAAAGCTCGACAGAATCGATACAGAGGGAAAATCGGAATCGGACAATGAAGTGGAGAAAAGTCCACGTGAGGCGAAAAAAATTCCCAAAATTCGAGCCAGATTGAAAATGGAGTCAAGGAATTCAAGTGGTGGTTCAAACAGCGAAAACTCAAAGAAAGAATCAAAGGAGTCAAATAAAGACACCAGCGTAAAATATACGTACTCGTCTGCTTTGACCATTGGCAACAGTATATACTCGCAACTTCGCGGCAAAGAACAAGAAACTTtggaatattttcaaaaggTTCCTGTGGATAGTGGTAAGACCAAGAGGTCTATAGTAAATTCTATTGACAAACTTCCGGATCTTAGTTCTGCTTTGACTAAATTGGGGTAtatgaaattaacaaaaaatgtaGTGCATTATGGTGGCGGGTTCTTTGGTCGCCATCAGGATAAACGATACACGGAACTAAGGAGATCCATGTCGTCTATTGAGAGCTGTAGCAGACCGGAAGTGGTTAGTTATGACAATGCTCTTTATGGTTCTGTGCATCATTTGGACTCAATGGTAGAGGCCTCTAGAATTAAGTTTGAAACGCCAAGGTCAATAAATAAACAGGACAGCAAAATTAACAAAGAGAATCATGTACGGGGGTCTGAGGACAGTCGGAAACTGGAAGATAAAAAGCCGAAGCCAAAAGCAAGTGACCCTGTGAGAAAGGTTCCCTTTGAGCAACAAGTTTCCTCCAGAGCTACAAATGTGAGTGAGAAATCGAATAAAAATGATGTGAGTTTGAAATCAGAAAAATATGATGCGTGTGTCAAATCGGACAAAATTAGTGAAATAACCCAGGAAAACCAAAAGTGTAAGGGTATGGATGACAAGTTACAGAAAGTTATTCGCCCCGGATCTGACGTAAGTCTAGACATTCCAAAGGATAAGTATGGACCCTCTTCCCAAGTCCGCGATGTGAGGTCAAGCAGATCTCCATGGCTGTATGGAGTGAATCCGTACCGCTGGACAAACAAGAGTGCAATAACAGACGAGGACCAATCGTGGGTGGAATACGCCATGCAGAACACGGACGTCATCGACCAGACGGCGTATGACGGTTTCGCCAGAACCAAATCACATAAACCTTGA